aatctaACTAATCAGTTTTACAAGCTGTTAGAAATTGTCTATAGTAGATTTTATGCACTGTAATTTACTAAGGACAGCTATCCTAATATGGTATGAATTTATATTTTCCAGAATGTTCATGGAGGTTATTATGAAACATGAGTATTACTTAAATGGTGAACTGTTTCAAAGGACGGCATGTGCACCTGGTGAAgcataaaatatacatatttgcAAAAATGTTGGTAGGCAGTATATTACTGAGGTGTAACTTTATATAATTTAATGTAGTGAGGCAAGAtttatggcttttttcctttgttggtTGACCTAATTTTTATGAGGTTTCAatattaaagtttttttttctggtattgcTCATATAGAAGTAGATCTGGCAACAGATCTCTCTCAAGACACAAGGACAGACGCAGATCCAGAAGTCCCCTGAAAAAAAGGTCTAGATCTAGGGAAAGACGGAAATCAAGAAGCCGCTCTCATTCTCGGTGAGTTCTGTTCCTAAGAAATTATACTGTTCTTCTTAGCACACAGTACACAGTTTTAGGTGATGGTAGAGGGTGAAATCTCTAAATGCTGTAGCCTGTCCCTAGGCTTTGTCTGTGGGACAAAAGAATAGAAAGTAGATTTTCATGGTGAGtctactggttttggctgggatagaggtaattttcttcatagtatctCATATGATGCCTACGGGGGTGAAACCACCACACTGAGGTGCCTAAACTTTGAGTCTGGTCTACATTTATACCAATGTGCAAGCTTACTGAAAACAGGTAATTTTAATTGCCAGACTTTAACCAATAGATTAGGAGTGCTGTGTAGCCTGTGCAACCCACAGAAAAGCGGATGACGCTTCTTCGATCTCTGTCTGTTGAGAAGGTTGGATTCAGGCTGAACTTGATCCTGCATTCTGAGAACATGTGTAAAGTTTTGTGCAtgagcttttattttcactttggcTATCTCATATTGGCCATGCACTGCTGTGGGCACAAATGCATGTGTCCGTTATATGGCATATTTGCATTTCAGCATCTAATACATCTATGTTTTACCTGGTCTATTAATTTTTAAGTCTGGTCATCTAATTCTTGAACTGTGAAATTCCAACAAGACAATAACATAATTTTCTGAGGGATGAAGTAGTGAATATTCACAATATAAAAGTGCCTATGAAAGTGGCTTCATGAATAGAATTCTtgctacttttctttctctttaatgtCCTTAATTCCCCTGATTCATTTAAAGGGAGCTTCATGCTTAGGTTGTGCATTTGCCTCTTGTTTTTTGAGGGAATAAGTTTTGTGGGAAATATAACTGCACATCTGTGGACCTCAGTGGAAACAAGAATAGGCTACATAGCTGGGCTTTATTGATGTATCATTTTGATTCTCTGTTGCTGTTGTCTGGAGCTTCTTGAGATAACCTGCTTACAGGAAGGGGCAAGTCCAATGAAATCTGTGACAAATCAGCTGGAAAGCACTTCTTGGGTCATTGTGAGACTGCTATTTCAGGGATTGTGTGCTGTTTCGTCTTTATGGTCTTACATTCCTTCTCTGAGATTTCTAAAAAAGTATTTGCCAAAACCTGATGGGAACCAAGGTTGTCAGGTCACAGAGCATACAGCAGCCTACTATTTATTAGCAGTTGAGAAGAATGTACAGCCAAACATTTCTTCCATTGAAGAATGGTGGGGGCTGTGCTTAGGGACCTTTTATGCGTGAAGGAGTCTCCTTGAGAGTCTTTAAAAATCCTAGAATAGGAACCGATACCAATAGACACAGCAACTTCTGTCAGTCTGGTTCTCCTGGACATGTAAAGCCCTGCTAATCAACTTCTCCTGTTCTGCTTCTCCCTGAACAATTGTTCATTTTCATATGTCCTAGAGGCAGGTCTAGCACTCATGTGTCTCTCTACTAGAAAGGAAAGATGGAGTGTTGCACTTCCAAATAATCCTATACCAATGTGTAATCATCCAGCCAAAGCTGTGATCTAATCAATTTTTGTTTGGCTTGACAACTAGAACATCAGTTGGAATTTTTCTCACTGTTCTTTTTATGAACATGTACCATTCTTCCTGTCTCAAAGAAGCTGACTTGTTTCCTTAtccttgcttctgtttttacTGTATTAACAATTTTTCAATGATTTTTTAATTCCTAATGACATTACAGGTGATTGAATTGTCTTGATTGAGGTTTGACCTTACATTTGCCTCTTGAGGGAATTTTGTTCAGTGAAATTTTATCCCTggttttttatttctatgtattAGTTCTTGTTGGACTTCAGAGCAGTTCCAGGGTATTTGTGTGAGAGAACACTGTGAAATAAAGACTTCTGTCAGTCAGCTGTCATTATTCATGTGGGGGTGGTTAATCTGCCGTCCATTTTATGTGGACACACTTTTAGTAAAGAGTGGATTTACAGATTGTAGAGTTTGTCTCCTGACAAAACATAGAAGAATTATGTATGTATAATAATGTAACTGTAAGTTGAAGAGACATAGTCTCTCAAAGTGTAATATGTCTCTGAAAATCacagtttgattttattttggcCTCCCCTTCTCCAATTTGGTTTCCAGATTTTTCCTACCTATATAACCTTTCCCTCCTGGTGAACAGGgatggaaaattaaaatactgaatagtTACTATTTTTCAACAGAGACACATGATTTATCTTGAGCAATTAATGTATGCTAAAGAGTTAGTTGTAATTTAATTGGAAAGTTCAAAGATGGATTAATGGATTTGTGTTTGGCTTTTCACAGGGAcaagaaaagagacaaagaaaaggtcaaggaaaaagaaaaggccaaagaaaaggagagagaccgagacaaggagaaggagagagaccgagacaaagacagggaaagaGAGCGAGATAAAGATAGAAACAGGGaaaaggacagagagagagataaaGAGCGTAACAAGGATCGAGAGAGAGTCAGAGACAAAGACAGAGATAGGGACAGGGACAAGGATAAGGACAAAGATAGGGacagggaaaaggagaaggataaggagaaggaaaaagacaggGAAGAGTTAGACcagaacaaggaaaaagaagatattgagaaagaaggagagaaggacagagaaaagaTTAAGGACAAAGAGGGAGATAAGGACAAAGGAGGGGACAAAGAGAAGgacagagacaaagaaaaggaaaaagatgggGATAAGGAGcgagaaagagaaaaagaaagagatgacaaaaagaagaaagagaagagatcCAGAACACCCCCAAGAAGCTATAGCTCATCAAGAAGATCTCGTAGCTCCAGCAGGTTTGTTTAgaattttttcatgctttttttgaCTTGTCAGTTCAGTGAGGCACCATCCTAGTTTTTATGTATCAATATACATACATGCCTCTTACTAATTAAAttgtattatttctgttttgcacaTTTTCCTGTAAAATGAAATCTATTACAAAGAGCTCTGGATGGTGCCTGATAGAACATAGTTTCTTGCTGGGCTGCTGGTGCTTGCCTTTCACATAGCCATATAATATAGTACTTTAGGACAGTAAGGAGGTGATTCTTGTGAGATTTCTCTGTGCTGGAGCTATCCAAAAGTTCTGATAAAGCAACGTCACACATCATCTTTGTCCTGATGAAAGTTTGAGTCATTGAGTTACTTGGTTGCTTATATACTGTATGGTGTTGGTCTGTAGATCTTACGAACAGTTGGGTGATAGTACTTGTCACTCTTCAGCTGCATGGCTCGAGAGCAGGAAGCAAGTATGttgcttggctggctggccattCAGAAGGTGAATGTATCTCAGTTGGAAATAAGGATACTTTGTTTAGCTGGTTAGAGTAAGATACAAGTTAAAAGTAAGGTTCCTTAACAGTGCTGATAGTAAACAGGGAAACATTCAAGTTAATGAAGCTGTTGTTCTTGCCTCTGAGGGAGGCTGTACTGGGTGGAAGCCTGGGTAAATTCAGTACAGCAAAAGGAGGCTGTGAGATTGATTATAAGCTCTGTAAGTGCACTAACTCAGGCATATTCTAAAAATATTGTGGCTAACTTAAGTTCAGAAGCTCTCGTGGAAAAAGTCCTTTCTGAATACCTCAGGAATTAGGGTGTTCAGTAATATCACATGTCAAATTTAGATACCAGATTTTTTCTGCTACCTTGAGAGAATGAAATGCTGCATGAATTGGGAAAAGTTCTAGGTATTACAATAATTTCACTGGACAAAAGCAAAATTCCCACAGTCCTCAGAATTCAGAATTTCATGGTTCATACAAGGCGGAAAAGGCTGTAATGGTTTCTAAACATTCTGTTTGCATTACATGAAATGTCCATGTTGTTCTGGAGGTTTACGGGCAAAATACTGTGTCTTTTTTTAGGCATATGCAGCTTCCTATCTTAATgcatttttaacattatttcatGGGTTGAAGACCTACACAGAGTAGAGTTGGTTCTGCCAGATTTGAAAACATAACATTTTCTGTCTGTAGGCCTCAGGAGTGTTGAATTAGGTAAGTGtagaaaaaagatttaatattTTGACAATGTGTAGCTTATATAAGAACCTTGGTGGAAGACCCAGTCCTAATGTCAAGTAACAAGTGTAGTTAGCTGGATGTTACCAAAAATTCATGCTATGtactgagagagttggggtccttcagcctggagaagagaaggctctggggaaaccttatagcagtcttccagtatttaaagggggcttacaagaaaACTGGAGAGGAACTTGTTATAAGGacatgtagggataggatgaggggtaattgttttaaattgaaagagggtagatttagattagatctaaggaataagtactttcctgtgagggtggtgagacactggaacaggttgcccagagaagctgtagatgccccctccctggaagtgtccaaggccaggttggacggggctttgagcaacctggtctagtggaaggtgtccctgcccatggcagggggttggaactagatgatcttcaaggtcccttccaacccaaaccattctatgattctatttggGCAAAGAATTCTAGGGAAAATCAGTGCATCTCTTCTAATGGACTCACAGTACAAAACCCTACTTTGATagggagttaattttttttatacagatGTTACTAAACAAAGACAATGTTCTTTTGAAGATGGAGGATGAGAGAAATACACCTTTTTACATGGATTTACAATTCTTTCTTCAGATATAGCATTATATTTAGAGTATCAATATTGGGGCCAATACAGTTGAACATATTCATCAGTGGCCTAGACAGTGGGACAGAGTGCACcgtcagcaagtttgcagacaaaaCAGAACTGGGGAGAGAGGCTGGTACATCAGAGGAGTGTGCTGCCATTCAAAAAAACCTTGACAGACAGGAAAAATAGCCTGAGAGGCTTCTCATTTTGTTGAACAAAGAGAAAGGCCaagtcctgcagctgggcaggaaTAACTCCATTGCATCAGTACAGCATGGGGACTGACTAGCTGgaaggctggctggctggcagaAGACCTGAGGGTCCTTGCAGCCAAGAAGGTCAGCAGTATGCTGAGCTGCGTTAGGCAGTGTTGTgagcaggtcaaggaaggtgattctttccctctcctcagcactgatgaggccacatctggaatgctgtgtccagttctgggctccccattGCAAGAGACACACAGACATACTGGAGAgggtccagtgaagggccatgaaaCTGATTAAGGgcttggagcatctgtcatacgAGGAGAGAGACTGAGGGAtctgggattgtttagcctggggaagagaaggctgagagggCATCTTATCAATGCATATGAATACCTGATGGGAGAGTGTGAAGAAGACAGAGGCAGACTTCTCAGTGAGGGCCAGTGACAGGGTAAGAGGTAGTAGGCACATATTGACATATGGGAAATAAAGGcttttttctaatgtttaaattacttcttttttctgGGCAAACTGGAACCAGTTACCCTGGGAgattgtggagtcttcatccgTGAAGATATTAGAAATCTGACTGGAGGTGGCCCTGAGTAACCTTGTGTAGTTGACTGTTTTTTaaggtgggggagggagaagtTGGATTAGGTGTTTTCCAGAGGGCTCTTTCAACCTCAGTAATTCTGTTATTGTCTGAAAAGTAATTGTGAATAGGTTGGGTTACAGAGTCAGTTAACAAATGCAGTTAACTTGTGTTTAGGGACATCTCTTTACTTTGGTCATTGATGTTACCTAGTTGAAATAGTTACAAACCTTTCTGGAGAAGATTATCCGACAAACTGGCATTTCAGCTGCCTGGATTTACAGTGTAGCACCGAGTTGGGACTGCTGATGAGTGTAAAATATTGGACAAATAGTTACCTTTTTGGAGATGAAGTGAAGGTGGAATAGGACATACAGGACCCTCTAAGAACTAGGTGGCAAGTGACCTTGCTTTACTGACAGACAACATGTGAGTATTAGAAATCAGATGGCTATTTGTGATTCCTAGCTGAAGGAACAgaccagaggaagaggaggatctGTCTCCTTTTCCAACAAACATCTACAGGCTAGCAGAGGAGATGGGTACGGGATGTTAGTTCTGTGTATGATTAAGAGACACATGATCACTATCAAAGTATTCagacttgttttttcttaaattttgctCTATTAGTATTGCTTAAGAACATTAACAGGTGCACAAAAATCTTTGCATAGATAAATGTAATAGAGATAGGAACAAATACTGTGAGATAGTCGTAGTTCTTCAACTTGAAACatgaaaagcagaaactgaagATTAGATTTCATGAATAAACAGTTTCTAGTTTAAACACAGTCGGTAAGGCACTTGGTTAATCACAGCTATGTATGctggaaagtaaaataaagtgGGGATGTACTCAGTGTAGCCCAAGTGGGAGCACTGTCAGAATAATATATCAGTTTGCAGTATCCTCATTTGAAAAAAGGTGATAATAAATGTGGAAGTGTTCAGAATAGGTGCATGTTAACTAGTGGATAGCAGTTCAATGATGGTGATGTTTTCTCCATGATTTTGGGGccactttatatttttgtttgccaAAGATCAAATCAAACTTAAGAGCTTGCTTGAACAAAATAGTTATGAAATTTTGTCCTATGCAGCTACAGAAAGTCACAGTAGATGATATTCTCAGAGTATCAATACAGATAGTGATACTAGGCATATCTTAATATACCCTTTTGTAATGAACTGAAATTACAGTGATCTTCAGGTTCTAGTGTTAAAGTTCATATCTCTCAAGTCATGATTTTTGTCTTAATGTGGCTCTTCATTCAGTTGGATTCTTTTTCTGACTGAAGAGACTCTTGCTTAATACAGGATTAGTGAATTCTGTGTGCTTCCACTGTTATCAGATATAAGTACAAACGCATGAGGATAAACAAAAAACTAAAACCTGAAAGggcacaacctttttttttttcctacttctacCCTCACTTTTTCAACAAAATTGAAacatgcaaaatttttttttgctttgtacagTTCATATATTGTTGCTGATATGTAATGTTAAATTCAGGTATATGTACGTAGTAGATGTGTTAgatcattttaaaagctttctgttTTTATCTGGTTCCTGAGTGTATTATTTTGATTCTTTAATGATCTTGAATTTCTTGGTCCTGTAGAGAGAGGCGTAAAAGGAAGAGTAGAAGTCCCTCCAAGTCTCCTAAAACATCCAAAACAACGAAAAGAAAGTCTTCACGAACTCCTTCTCCAAGAAGGTCAGTTTAATGTAAACGTAAAAGTAAAGGAGGAAGAATTtgtagtattttttgttttactgcctGTGCACTAATCATCTCATATGATTTTAGTTGCTCAGTATGATTCCAGTTTAATTTAAactcaaaccaaaccaaaaaaccttcatGGATTTGAGCGTTGGTATGCATTCAACTAGAGATTCCAAATCTGTCAGCAATGCAAATTTGCTTCAAATCAATAAAAGCCCTTCATCAGATACATCttaatttggttttgtctttgcaAATACCATTTGTACTGAACACATGCATTCTTTAGCTCTCTTCAGTCAAAAAATCCCCTTGTCTTTATGAAGggtattttgttacattttgatTCTTTTATGGGAAACTCACACATGAGAGTTCAGTTTGCAGTTAAATACTTTGAAGGTTGTTGCTGTTGGATTAAATTCTGATTTGACTAAaaattttcttaaacagaaacaagaaagaaaaaaaaagagaaagagatacaaataatgaaagaagagaaagagaacgCTCCACCTccaagaaaaaaagtagtaaagaaaaagaaggaaaggagaaatctGACAAAAGCACCACTACTTTGAAGGTAAGCTGTGATCCAGTGATAATCAGAGTTAAGTGGTGCTAGTGGAGCCATTATTGAaattccctcccttctttttctttcattttctcctcccttctttttcttctgtttttcttaccaGATTACTACCATTTGGGTTTAGACCTACAGTTGGTGTTAGTGGGCCAGTTTGATAAGTCTCTGTGTTTGAACTTTACAGGAGCTTATGTGAACAGGTTACGGAAACACTTCGTTTTGGTTTCTCTTTGTGCCATATGTTAGGACTTGTCTGGTTGCCTATCTGTATGAGCGGACAGGAAGCAGACTGTGTAACTAAGGAGCAGTGTTCAGGGACAGCTGTCAAGCTGAAAAGATGACTTACTTAATAAACTTAATAATAAACTTAACAAACTTAAATAATCTGCAGTTCAGCCTCTCCCTGGTTGCTTTGGTCCTGGTCTGTGTACTGGACTCTGCAGGAGTGAAGTTGAAGAGTTGGGGAAGAGTGGTATGGGATTTTCCCCTGCTAAATAGAAGGTGGTGTGATTAAGAAGAGAAACATCTTCAAATTGTTCAATCTTGGAATTTAAAAAGCAGCGTGCCTTTAAAGAGTAGTTTGTTATACTCAGAATTATTAAACTGTTATAAAACAGCTGGTTAGATGACTGTCCACATGCTTAAGTAATTACCTTACCCAAGAACTCTCTTAAACTGCATCCCATACCTgacagaaatatgaaagaaagcaATTAATCGTATTTAGAAAATAGGATGAAATCTTAATTTCTGGAGCTGTTTTTCATTGGTTCCATTGATGCTGcttgttcccttttttttatatattgatgATAAAGACAGATCACTTTATGGCATTGATTTCTTGGATGACAGGTTGTTATGAGTGCCTAACTTtggccaattaaaaaaaaagctttttttttaa
The Strix uralensis isolate ZFMK-TIS-50842 chromosome Z, bStrUra1, whole genome shotgun sequence DNA segment above includes these coding regions:
- the SREK1 gene encoding splicing regulatory glutamine/lysine-rich protein 1 isoform X4; translation: MTSLMPGAGLLPIPTPTPLTTLGVSLGTLGAIPAAALDPNITALGEIPQPPIMGNVDPSKIDEIRRTVYVGNLNSQTTTADQLLEFFKQVGEVKFVRMAGDETQPTRFAFVEFADQNSVPRALAFNGVMFGDRPLKINHSNNAIVKPPEMTPQAAAKELEEVMKRVREAQSFISAAIEPESGKSSERKGGRSRSHSRSESRSSSKSRSRRKRSHSKHRSRSGNRSLSRHKDRRRSRSPLKKRSRSRERRKSRSRSHSRDKKRDKEKVKEKEKAKEKERDRDKEKERDRDKDRERERDKDRNREKDRERDKERNKDRERVRDKDRDRDRDKDKDKDRDREKEKDKEKEKDREELDQNKEKEDIEKEGEKDREKIKDKEGDKDKGGDKEKDRDKEKEKDGDKEREREKERDDKKKKEKRSRTPPRSYSSSRRSRSSSRERRKRKSRSPSKSPKTSKTTKRKSSRTPSPRRNKKEKKRERDTNNERRERERSTSKKKSSKEKEGKEKSDKSTTTLKDKDHTKEDQNSETDKEVDNRDTQRTDEVKLQQNGNCQPNEENLSIKMEED